One window of Populus nigra chromosome 5, ddPopNigr1.1, whole genome shotgun sequence genomic DNA carries:
- the LOC133695144 gene encoding protein SPIRRIG-like has translation MKWVTLLKDIKEKVGLTQSPSPSSSPATTASPPPSSSPANSHNASSSTTFHDFPSSPSRDRHELELDFKRFWEEFRSSSSEKEKEMALNWTIDAFCRLVKQHANVAQLVTMLVETHIFSFVVGRAFVTDIDKLKIGSKTRSLDVEKVLRFFSEVTKDGIGPGSNLLTAVEALVSGPIDKQSLLDSGILCCLIHILSALLSTETNLRQKLTNSEGSLLSEKDQDGALGQVRRLEVEGSVVHIMKALANHPSAAQSLIEDDSLQLLFQMVANGSLTIFSRYKEGLVPLHSIQLHRHAMQILGLLLVNDNGSTARYIRKHHLIKVLLMAVKDFNPDSGDSAYTMSIVDLLLECVELSYRQEAGGVRLREDIHNAHGYQFLVQFALVLSSAPQNQDSQSVYSKTSPAFDGTEDGSHAMNDEQRQELTEKEDPSSAQLSPALSRLLDVLVNLSQTGPAESTAWSGGKSSKSSHTRPSRSRTSSLDRVADENWEKDNSKVKDLEAVQMLQDILLKADSTVLQAEVLNRMFKIFSSHLENYKLCQQLRTVPLFILNMAGFPPSLQEIILKILEYAVTVVNCVPEQELLSLCCLLQQPIASELKHTILSFFVKLLSFDQQYKKVLREVGVLEVLIDDLKQNKFLLGPEQQTVSPNQSDKKSSSSFKKHLDTKDTILSSPKLMESGGSGKFPIFEIEGTISVAWDCMVSLVKKAEASQALFRSANGVTIVLPFIVSNVHRPGVLRILSCLITEDIAQTHHEELGVLVEVLKSGMVTSGAGHQYRLRSDAKCDTMGALWRILRVNTSAQRVFGEATGFSLMLTTLHSFQGDGEQTEESSLEVYMKLFTYLLRLMTAGVCDNAINRIKLHTIMSSHTFYELLSESGLVCVECEKQVIQLLLELALEIVLPPFLSADSDVPTNMMESGSACFLLTTPSGLLNPDKERVYNAAAVRVLIRSLLLFTPKVQLEVLNLIERLARAGPFNQENLTSVGCVELLLETIHPFLSGSSTLLLYMLKIVEVLGAYRLSASELRLLIRYILQMRLMNSGHILVDMMERLILMEDMASENVSLAPFVEMDMSKIGHAAVQVSLGERSWPPSAGYSFVCWFQFKHFLRSQAKETEPSKAGPSKRRSSSNGQQNEQNILRIISVGTASNENTFFAELYLQEDGVLTLATSNSSALSFSGLELEEGRWHHLAVVHSKPNALAGLFQASVANVYLNGKLKHTGKLGYSPSPAGKPLQVTIGTPVNCARVSELTWKLRSCYLFEEVLTSGCICFMYILGRGYRGLFQDSNLLRFVPNQACGGGSMAILDSLDAELPLATQKLESASKQGDSKADGSGIVWDLERLGNLSLQLSGKKLIFAFDGTCTESVRASGIFSLLNLVDPMSAAASPIGGIPRFGRLHGDIYVCKQSVIGDAIRPVGGMAVVLALVEAAETRDMLHMALTLLACALHQNPQNVKDMKKYRGYHLLALFLRRRMSLFDMQSLEIFFQIAACEASFSEPKKLERRQATLSPAATLQETSFEELSLSKFRDEISSVGSHGDMDDFSAQKDSFSHISELDNSDMLVETSNCIVLSNADMVEHVLLDWTLWVTAPVSIQIQLLGFLEHLVSMHWYRNHNLTVLRRINLVQHLLVTLQRGDVEVPVLEKLVVLLGVILEDGFLASELENVVRFVIMTFDPPELKPRHQIARESMGKHVIVRNMLLEMLIDLQVTIKSDELLEQWHKIVSSKLVTYFLDEAAHPTSMRWIMTLLGVSLASSPTFALKFRTSGGYQGLMRVLPSFYDSPDIYYILFCLIFGKPVYPRLPEVRMLDFHALMPSDGSYVELKYVELLESVIVMAKSTFDRLSMQSVLAHQTGNLSQIGASLVAELVEGNADMTGELQGEALMHKTYAARLMGGEASAPAAATAVLRFMVDLAKMSPPFSAACRRPEFLESCIDLYFSCTRAAYAVKMVKALSEKTEEKELNDCDDTSSSQNTFSSLPLEQEQSAKTSISAGSFPQGHASTSSEDILVSLNDVADVKAEIAISNSHEELKKSAQGVPAVQNFVGDNGVQNSAISSSNEFNIRNVDGNMDSFRQADSLSSASLNIPDSPIISEKSSTRIPLTPPSSPALALSSWLGSASHKESKASLQATPSMESSLSGSEFDPSVDLKSSSPGPSAANSFFAVSPKLLLEMDDSGYGGGPCSAGANAVLDFMAEVLSDFITEQIKAAQVIEGILETVPLYVDAESVLVFQGLCLSRLMNFVERRLLRDDEEDEKKLDKSRWTSNLDALCWMIVDRVYMGSFPQPAGVLKTLEFLLSMLQLANKDGRIEEAAPAGKSLLSITRGSRQLDTFINSLLKNTNRMIMYCFLPTFLVTIGEDDLLSCLGLFIEPKKRLPSNSSQDDSGIDICTVLQLLVAHKRIIFCPSNVDTDLNCCLCVNLISLLHDQRQNVQNMAVDIVKYLLVHRRAALEDLLVSKPNQGQHMDVLHGGFDKLLTGSLSTFFEWFQSSELMVNKVLEQCAAIMWVQCIAGSAKFPGVRIKGLEGRRRREMGRRSRDILKLDQKHWEQVNERRYALDMLRDAMSTELRVVRQDKYGWVLHAESEWQTLLQQLVHERGIFPLRKSSTTEDPEWQLCPIEGPYRMRKKLERCKLRIDTVQNVLDGQFELGEAELLKGKYEDGPDASDTDTELFFHLLTDGAEQNGVDGDMYGEFLKESDDVKGTASVRSGWNDDRASDMNEASLHSALEFGVKSSTMSVPMSESMHEKSDVGTPVQSSSNKADGIIVTEDKSDKELNDNGEYLIRPYLEPQEKIRFKYNCERVVGLDKHDGIFLIGELSLYIIENFYVDDSGCICEKECEDELSVIDQALGVKKDVTGSADFQSKSTSSWITTVKACVGGRAWAYNGGAWGKEKVCTSGNLPHPWHMWKLNSVHEILKRDYQLRPVAVEIFSMDGCNDLLVFHKKEREEVFKNLVAMNLPRNSMLDTTISGSVKQESNEGSRLFKIMAKSFSKRWQNGEISNFQYLMHLNTLAGRGYSDLTQYPVFPWVLADYESENLDLSNPKSFRKLEKPMGCQTQEGEDEFKKRYETWDDPEVPKFHYGSHYSSAGIVLFYLLRLPPFSVENQKLQGGQFDHADRLFNSIRDTWSSAAGKGNTSDVKELIPEFFYMPEFLENMFNLDLGEKQSGEKVSDVLLPPWAKGSARDFIRKHREALESDFVSENLHHWIDLIFGYKQRGKAAEEAVNVFYHYTYEGSVDIDSVTDPAMKASILAQINHFGQTPKQLFLKPHVKRRSNRRIHHPLKYSSHLAPHEIRKSSSAITQIVTVHEKILVAGTNSLLKPTTYTKYVAWGFPDRSLRFMSYDQDRLLSTHENLHGGSQIQCAGASHDGQILVTGADDGLLCVWRISKDGPRALRHLLLENALCGHTAKITCLHVSQPYMLIVSGSDDCTVILWDLSSLVFVRQLPEFPVPISAIYVNDLTGEIVTAAGILLAVWSINGDCLAVINTSQLPSDSILSVTSCTFSDWLDTNWYVTGHQSGAVKVWHMVHCSNQESALSKSTSNLTGGLNLGDKVPEYRLLLHKVLKFHKHPVTSLHLTSDLKQLLSGDSGGHLLSWTLPDESLLTSSNRG, from the exons ATGAAATGGGTAACATTGCTTAAGGACATAAAAGAGAAGGTCGGTTTAACTCAATCTCCTTCGCCTTCTAGTTCACCAGCCACTActgcttctcctcctccttcttcatCGCCTGCTAATTCACACAATGCTTCCTCTTCTACCACTTTTCATGACTTCCCTTCATCTCCTTCCag GGATCGACATGAATTGGAATTGGACTTCAAGAGATTTTGGGAGGAGTTCCGCTCATCCAGTTCCGAAAAG GAGAAAGAAATGGCCTTGAATTGGACTATAGATGCTTTTTGTAGATTAGTGAAGCAGCACGCTAATGTAGCTCAATTAGTTACCAT GTTAGTTGAAACACACATATTCTCTTTTGTTGTGGGAAGAGCATTTGTAACCgatattgataaattaaaaatcggCAGCAAAACAAGATCTTTGGATGTAGAGAAAGTGTTGAGATTTTTCTCTGAAGTTACAAAG GATGGCATCGGTCCCGGTTCAAATTTGTTAACTGCTGTTGAAGCTCTTGTATCCGGG cctaTTGATAAACAATCTCTCCTTGATTCTGGAATATTATGCTGTCTCATTCACATTCTCAGTGCCCTTCTGAGCACTGAAACCAATCTAAGGCAAAAGCTTACAAACTCCGAAGGATCATTGCTATCTGAAAAAGATCAAGATGGTGCTTTAGGGCAAGTTCGCCGGCTTGAG GTGGAAGGAAGTGTAGTGCATATTATGAAAGCATTGGCAAACCATCCTTCAGCAGCACAAAGCTTGATTGAAGACGATTCACTTCAGTTGCTGTTTCAGATGGTTGCTAATGGGTCTTTAACAATATTTTCTCGGTATAAAGAAGGTCTTGTTCCACTGCACAGCATACAACTTCATCGGCATGCAATGCAG ATACTTGGTCTTCTTTTGGTCAACGACAATGGAAGCACTGCAAGATATATACGCAAACACCATCTG ATAAAAGTTCTTTTAATGGCAGTTAAAGATTTCAATCCAGACTCTGGTGATTCTGCCTACACCATGAGCATTGTGGACTTGTTACTTGAATGTGTAGAATTGTCATACAGACAGG AAGCTGGTGGTGTCAGGCTCAGGGAAGATATACATAATGCCCATGGTTACCAGTTCCTTGTGCAGTTTGCATTGGTTCTGTCCTCTGCACCACAAAATCAGGACTCTCAGTCTGTTTATTCCAAGACTTCTCCTGCCTTTGATGGCACAGAAGATGGGTCTCATGCAATGAATGATGAACAGAGACAGGAATTAACAGAAAAAGAAGACCCCTCATCAGCTCAATTATCACCTGCATTGTCTAGATTGCTTGATGTTCTTGTCAATCTATCTCAAACTGGTCCTGCTGAATCTACAGCATGGTCTGGAGGAAAAAGTTCCAAATCTTCTCACACTCGCCCCAGCAGAAGTCGCACGTCATCTTTAGATCGAGTTGCTGATGAAAATTGGGAGAAAGACAACAGTAAAGTTAAAGACCTTGAAGCAGTCCAGATGTTGCAAGACATTTTGCTAAAGGCAGACAGTACAGTACTTCAGGCAGAAGTATTAAATAGAATGTTTAAGATATTCTCAAGTCATCTTGAAAACTATAAGTTGTGTCAACAGTTACGGACCGTTCCACTTTTCATCCTAAATATGGCTGGTTTCCCACCatcattgcaagagataatctTGAAAATTCTAGAATACGCTGTAACTGTTGTGAATTGTGTTCCTGAGCAAGAGTTGCTATCTCTTTGTTGCTTATTGCAGCAACCGATAGCATCAGAGCTGAAGCACACCATACTCTCTTTCTTTGTGAAACTTTTGTCATTTGATCAACAGTACAAGAAAGTCCTGCGAGAAGTTGGTGTGCTGGAAGTTCTGATAGATGATCTGAAGCAGAACAAGTTTCTTTTGGGCCCAGAACAACAAACTGTTAGCCCTAATCAGTCAGACAAAAAATCTAGTTCTAGTTTCAAGAAACACTTGGACACTAAAGATACTATTCTTTCTTCACCCAAGCTAATGGAATCTGGTGGCTCAGGGAAATTTcctatttttgaaattgagggtACAATATCTGTTGCATGGGATTGTATGGTCTCTTTAGTGAAGAAAGCTGAAGCTAGTCAAGCTTTGTTCCGGTCAGCTAATGGTGTGACCATTGTTCTTCCTTTTATTGTGTCCAATGTTCATCGTCCTGGGGTTCTCCGGATATTGTCATGTTTGATCACTGAAGATATTGCACAG ACTCATCATGAAGAACTAGGTGTACTTGTTGAGGTTCTCAAAAGTGGAATGGTTACAAGTGGTGCTGGACATCAGTATAGGCTTCGAAGTGATGCAAAATGTGACACAATGGGTGCCTTGTGGCGCATATTGAGAGTTAATACTTCAGCTCAGAGGGTCTTTGGTGAAGCCACTGGCTTTTCTCTTATGCTGACAACACTCCATAGTTTCCAAGGTGATGGGGAACAGACAGAAGAATCTTCTTTAGAGGTTTACATGAAGTTGTTCACGTACTTACTGCGCCTGATGACAGCTGGAGTGTGTGATAATGCTATTAACAGGATAAAATTGCATACTATTATGTCATCCCACACTTTCTATGAGCTTCTATCTGAATCTGGCTTGGTTTGTGTGGAATGTGAAAAGCAAGTTATACAGCTGTTGTTAGAGCTTGCTCTTGAAATTGTGCTTCCACCATTCTTGTCAGCAGATAGTGATGTGCCAACTAATATGATGGAATCTGGGTCAGCTTGTTTTCTTCTTACTACCCCATCAGGCCTGTTAAATCCTGATAAGGAACGAGTGTACAATGCTGCTGCTGTTAGAGTTCTGATCCGCTCGCTGTTGCTCTTCACTCCCAAAGTGCAGTTAGAAGTACTGAATCTTATAGAAAGGCTTGCTCGTGCTGGCCCCTTTAATCAAGAAAATCTCACTTCAGTTG GCTGCGTGGAACTTCTATTGGAGACAATCCACCCCTTCCTATCAGGCTCATCTACGTTACTTCTGTACATGTTGAAGATTGTGGAAGTTCTTGGTGCATATAG GCTATCTGCATCAGAACTCAGACTACTTATTAGATATATACTGCAAATGAGGCTTATGAATTCAGGCCATATTCTTGTTGATATGATGGAGAGGTTGATTCTCATGGAAGATATGGCCTCAGAAAATGTTTCTCTGGCACCGTTTGTTGAGATGGATATGAGTAAAATTGGCCATGCTGCTGTTCAGGTGTCTCTGGGAGAAAGATCCTGGCCTCCTTCTGCGGGTTATTCATTTGTTTGTTGGTTCCAGTTTAAACATTTCTTGAGATCACAAGCAAAGGAAACAGAGCCGTCCAAAGCTGGCCCTTCAAAAAGGCGGAGTAGTTCAAATGGGCAGCAAAATGAACAGAATATTCTCCGTATAATTTCTGTTGGTACGGCTAGCaatgaaaacacattttttgcAGAACTTTATCTTCAAGAGGATGGTGTTCTAACCCTTGCTACTAGCAACTCTAGTGCCTTGTCTTTTTctggattagaattggaagaaGGCAGATGGCATCACCTTGCAGTTGTTCATAGCAAACCAAATGCTCTTGCTGGACTATTTCAAGCTAGTGTTGCAAATGTGTATCTCAATGGAAAGCTGAAACACACAGGGAAACTAGGATATTCACCTTCTCCGGCTGGAAAACCTTTGCAGGTCACCATTGGGACACCAGTTAATTGTGCAAGGGTTAGTGAGTTGACATGGAAACTTCGTTCTTGCTACCTTTTTGAGGAGGTGCTTACATCAGGGTGTATTTGTTTCATGTACATTCTTGGCAGAGGATACAGAGGGCTCTTCCAAGATTCGAACCTTCTACGTTTTGTCCCTAACCAGGCTTGTGGTGGTGGTAGCATGGCCATCTTGGATTCATTAGATGCTGAATTGCCTTTGGCAACACAGAAGCTCGAGAGTGCTAGCAAGCAGGGGGATTCTAAAGCAGATGGTAGTGGGATTGTTTGGGATTTGGAGAGACTAGGAAACCTCTCATTGCAGCTTTCTGGAAAGAAACTTATTTTTGCATTTGATGGAACATGTACTGAATCGGTTCGAGCATCTGGCATATTCTCATTGCTCAATCTGGTTGATCCTATGTCGGCTGCTGCCTCTCCTATTGGGG GTATACCACGATTTGGACGCCTTCATGGAGATATCTATGTTTGTAAGCAATCTGTAATTGGTGATGCAATCCGCCCTGTAGGTGGTATGGCTGTTGTCCTGGCCCTTGTTGAAGCTGCTGAAACCAGGGATATGCTTCACATGGCTTTGACATTACTTGCCTGTGCTCTTCATCAGAATCCCCAAAATGTGAaagatatgaaaaaatatagggGATACCATTTGCTAGCTCTGTTTCTGCGTCGTAGAATGTCATTATTTGACATGCAATCTCTTgagatattttttcaaattgctGCATGTGAAGCTTCATTTTCTGAACCAAAGAAGTTGGAACGCAGGCAAGCTACTCTATCACCGGCTGCCACTTTGCAGGAAACCAGCTTCGAGGAACTCAGCTTGTCAAAATTTCGTGATGAAATTTCTTCAGTTGGATCTCATGGGgacatggatgatttttctgcacaaaaagattcatttagccATATTTCTGAACTAGACAATTCTGATATGCTTGTTGAAACTTCAAATTGTATCGTCTTGTCAAATGCCGATATGGTTGAGCATGTCTTGTTGGACTGGACATTGTGGGTGACTGCCCCAGTTTCAATCCAAATTCAACTTCTAGGATTTCTGGAGCACTTGGTTTCCATGCATTGGTACAGGAATCATAACCTTACCGTTCTGCGTCGAATAAACCTTGTTCAGCATTTGCTAGTGACTTTGCAGCGTGGTGACGTCGAAGTTCCTGTTTTGGAGAAATTAGTGGTGTTGCTTGGGGTCATTTTGGAAGATGGGTTTCTGGCTTCTGAACTAGAGAATGTGGTGAGGTTTGTGATTATGACATTTGATCCACCTGAACTGAAACCAAGGCATCAAATAGCTCGAGAATCAATGGGTAAGCATGTAATTGTAAGGAATATGCTCCTAGAGATGCTTATTGATCTACAAGTAACCATCAAATCAGACGAGTTACTTGAGCAGTGGCATAAGATTGTGTCATCAAAACTGGTAACATATTTTCTTGATGAAGCTGCCCATCCTACAAGCATGAGATGGATCATGACTCTTCTTGGTGTGTCTCTCGCTTCTTCTCCCACATTTGCTCTTAAATTTCGCACCAGTGGTGGTTATCAGGGTCTTATGCGGGTGCTTCCTAGTTTTTATGATTCTCctgatatatattatattttgttctGTCTGATATTTGGAAAGCCTGTGTACCCAAGACTACCAGAAGTGCGCATGCTAGATTTTCATGCCCTTATGCCAAGTGATGGAAGCTATGTGGAGTTGAAATATGTGGAGCTATTGGAATCAGTGATTGTGATGGCAAAATCTACTTTTGATAGGTTAAGCATGCAGTCTGTGCTTGCTCATCAAACTGGTAATCTTTCCCAGATTGGTGCTAGCCTTGTCGCAGAGCTTGTGGAAGGAAATGCAGACATGACAGGAGAGCTTCAAGGTGAAGCTTTGATGCATAAGACATATGCAGCGCGCTTAATGGGTGGTGAGGCATCAGCTCCTGCTGCTGCAACCGCAGTTCTGAGATTTATGGTTGATCTCGCAAAGATGTCTCCTCCCTTTTCAGCTGCTTGCAGAAGGCCTGAGTTTCTTGAAAGCTGCATCgacctttatttttcttgcaccAG AGCAGCTTATGCAGTGAAGATGGTGAAAGCACTTTCTGAGAAGACagaagaaaaggagttgaatgaTTGTGATGATACCAGCAGTTCTCAGAATACTTTCTCTAGCTTACCGCTTGAACAAGAACAATCTGCAAAGACCTCCATTAGTGCTGGAAGCTTTCCTCAAGGGCATGCAAGTACAAGTTCTGAAGATATTCTTGTGTCCCTAAATGATGTGGCTGATGTTAAAGCAGAGATTGCTATCTCTAATTCCCACGAGGAATTGAAAAAATCAGCCCAAGGTGTCCCAGCTGTTCAGAACTTTGTTGGGGATAATGGTGTTCAGAATTCTGCCATCTCCAGCTCAAATGAATTCAATATCCGTAATGTTGATGGCAATATGGATTCCTTTCGACAGGCAGATTCCCTGAGTTCAGCATCTCTCAATATACCAGATTCTCCTATTATATCCGAGAAGTCGAGCACAAGAATCCCCCTCACACCACCATCATCACCAGCCCTTGCATTGTCATCTTGGCTTGGCAGCGCGTCCCACAAAGAATCCAAAGCTTCATTACAAGCCACTCCTTCCATGGAGTCTTCTTTGTCTGGTAGTGAATTTGATCCATCGGTGGACTTGAAGTCTAGTTCCCCAGGGCCATCTGCTGCAAACTCATTTTTTGCAGTTAGCCCAAAGCTTCTCCTTGAAATGGATGATTCTGGCTATGGGGGAGGACCATGTTCTGCAGGAGCGAATGCTGTATTAGATTTCATGGCAGAAGTTCTTTCTGATTTTATCACTGAGCAGATTAAAGCAGCACAGGTTATAGAGGGCATCTTGGAAACAGTACCTTTATATGTTGATGCTGAATCTGTATTAGTTTTTCAGGGTTTGTGCCTTAGCAGGTTGATGAACTTTGTGGAAAGGCGTCTTTTGCGTGATGATGAGGAAGATGAGAAAAAGCTAGACAAAAGTCGATGGACCTCAAACCTGGATGCTTTATGTTGGATGATAGTAGATCGTGTCTATATGGGCTCCTTTCCTCAACCTGCTGGTGTGCTGAAAACTCTGGAGTTCTTGTTGTCAATGTTACAGCTGGCAAACAAAGATGGTCGCATTGAAGAAGCAGCTCCTGCAGGAAAGAGTCTTTTATCTATCACAAGAGGAAGCAGGCAACTTGATACTTTTATAAATTCACTCCTTAAGAACACAAATCGTATGATAATGTATTGTTTTTTGCCAACATTTTTGGTCACCATAGGAGAGGATGATCTTCTTTCATGCTTAGGTTTGTTTATTGAGCCCAAGAAAAGATTACCATCCAATTCTTCACAAGATGATTCAGGAATTGATATCTGCACAGTTTTGCAGTTGCTAGTTGCTCACAAGCGCATTATTTTCTGTCCCAGCAATGTTGATACTGATCTGAATTGCTGTCTTTGTGTAAATCTAATATCTCTTCTCCACGATCAAAGGCAAAACGTTCAGAACATGGCAGTCGATATTGTCAAGTATCTGCTGGTGCACCGCAGGGCTGCGCTGGAAGACTTGCTTGTTTCGAAACCAAATCAAGGGCAGCACATGGATGTACTACATGGTGGCTTCGACAAATTATTGACTGGAAGTTTGTCTACTTTCTTTGAGTGGTTTCAGAGTTCTGAACTGATGGTCAACAAAGTATTGGAGCAGTGTGCAGCCATTATGTGGGTTCAGTGTATTGCTGGATCGGCAAAATTTCCAGGAGTGAGAATTAAAGGTTTGGAGGGTCGTCGTAGGAGGGAAATGGGTAGAAGATCACGGGATATTTTGAAGTTGGACCAAAAACATTGGGAACAGGTAAATGAACGAAGATATGCATTGGACATGCTTCGTGATGCAATGTCTACTGAGTTAAGAGTTGTCCGCCAAGATAAGTATGGATGGGTTCTCCATGCTGAAAGTGAGTGGCAAACCCTTCTTCAACAACTTGTACATGAGCGTGGAATATTCCCACTGCGGAAATCCTCGACAACTGAAGATCCTGAATGGCAGCTTTGTCCCATTGAAGGACCATACAGGATGCGCAAAAAGCTTGAGCGCTGCAAATTGAGGATTGACACTGTTCAAAATGTTCTTGATGGACAGTTTGAGTTAGGAGAAGCAGAGCTGTTGAAGGGAAAATATGAGGATGGCCCAGATGCTTCTGATACTGACActgaattgttttttcatcttttaactgATGGCGCGGAACAAAATGGTGTGGATGGTGATATGTATGGTGAATTTCTTAAAGAATCAGATGATGTGAAAGGTACAGCTTCTGTTAGAAGTGGATGGAATGATGACCGAGCTAGTGACATGAATGAAGCAAGTCTTCACTCAGCACTTGAATTTGGTGTCAAGTCTAGTACCATGTCTGTCCCAATGTCAGAGAGCATGCATGAAAAATCAGACGTTGGAACTCCAGTGCAATCATCGTCTAATAAAGCAGATGGAATCATTGTCACTGAAGATAAATCAGATAAAGAACTGAATGATAATGGTGAATATCTGATCCGACCATATTTGGAACCTCAAGAAAAGATACGATTCAAATATAACTGTGAGCGAGTTGTGGGTTTGGACAAGCATGATGGTATATTTTTGATAGGGGAGCTTTCTTTATACATAATCGAGAATTTTTACGTTGATGATTCTGGGTGTATTTGTGAAAAAGAATGCGAGGATGAACTCTCTGTTATTGATCAGGCTTTGGGTGTAAAGAAGGATGTTACTGGCAGTGCTGATTTCCAATCCAAGTCAACCTCGTCCTGGATCACAACAGTAAAGGCATGTGTTGGTGGAAGGGCATGGGCCTATAATGGTGGTGCATGGGGCAAGGAGAAAGTGTGTACCAGTGGTAATTTACCCCATCCCTGGCATATGTGGAAGCTCAACAGTGTTCATGAGATTCTGAAACGTGATTACCAGCTCCGACCTGTTGCTGTTGAGATATTCAGCATGGATGGATGCAATGATCTCCTCGTGTTCCacaaaaaggagagagaagaagTATTCAAAAATCTGGTTGCCATGAATCTTCCAAGAAATAGCAT GTTGGATACTACAATTTCTGGATCAGTAAAACAAGAAAGTAACGAGGGCAGTCGCTTATTTAAGATAATGGCTAAATCCTTCTCTAAAAGGTGGCAAAATGGAGAAATTAGCAATTTCCAATATCTCATGCATCTCAACACCTTGGCCGGTAGAGGATACAGTGATCTGACCCAATATCCAGTATTTCCATGGGTTCTCGCTGATTATGAGAGTGAAAATCTGGATTTGTCCAATCCTAAATCCTTTCGTAAACTCGAGAAGCCAATGGGTTGTCAGACACAAGAGGGAGAAGATGAATTTAAGAAACG ATATGAGACCTGGGATGATCCAGAGGTTCCAAAATTTCATTATGGTTCTCACTATTCTAGTGCCGGAATTGTCCTCTTCTATCTTTTACGCCTTCCACCATTCAGTGTAGAGAATCAGAAGCTGCAGGGTGGCCAATTTGATCATGCTGATCGTCTTTTCAACAGTATTCGAGATACTTGGTCAAGTGCAGCAGGGAAGGGAAATACATCTGATGTCAAGGAATTGATTCCAGAATTCTTCTACATGCCAGAATTTCTGGAGAACATGTTCAATCTTGATCTGGGAGAGAAACAATCAGGAGAGAAG gttagTGATGTCCTCTTACCCCCATGGGCGAAAGGCAGTGCTAGAGATTTCATTAGGAAGCATAGAGAAGCACTGGAATCTGATTTTGTTTCAGAAAATCTTCATCATTGGATAGATCTCATTTTTGGATATAAACAGAGAGGGAAG GCAGCTGAAGAAGCTGTTAATGTTTTCTATCATTACACATACGAGGGGAGTGTGGACATAGACTCGGTAACAGATCCTGCAATGAAAGCCTCCATTCTAGCACAAATCAATCACTTTGGGCAGACACCCAAGCAGCTATTCCTCAAACCCCATGTGAAAAGACGTTCCAATAGAAGGATTCATCACCCACTCAAGTATTCATCCCATCTCGCTCCACATGAAATACGCAAGAGCTCATCTGCCATAACCCAGATTGTTACTGTTCACGAGAAAATTCTTGTGGCGGGCACAAACAGTTTGCTCAAGCCTACAACATACACCAAATATGTTGCTTGGGGTTTCCCAGATCGTAGTTTGAGATTTATGAGCTATGATCAAGATAGACTCCTCTCAACTCATGAGAATCTTCACGGGGGCAGCCAGATTCAGTGTGCTGGTGCTAGTCATGATGGTCAAATTTTGGTTACAGGAGCTGATGATGGGTTACTCTGTGTTTGGAGAATCAGCAAGGATGGCCCCCGTGCGCTACGGCACCTGCTGTTGGAGAATGCACTTTGTGGTCACACGGCCAAAATCACGTGCCTTCATGTTAGCCAGCCTTACATGCTGATTGTGAGTGGCTCTGATGACTGCACAGTTATTTTATGGGACCTCAGCTCCTTGGTTTTTGTTAGGCAACTGCCAGAGTTTCCTGTGCCAATTTCAGCAATTTATGTGAATGACTTGACTGGAGAGATTGTGACAGCAGCTGGAATTCTGCTTGCTGTCTGGAGCATCAATGGGGACTGCCTTGCAGTGATTAACACATCCCAACTGCCATCTGATTCTATTCTCTCAGTGACGAGCTGTACGTTTTCTGATTGGCTGGACACAAACTGGTATGTGACTGGCCACCAGAGTGGGGCAGTTAAGGTGTGGCACATGGTTCACTGCTCCAACCAAGAGAGTGCCTTAAGCAAATCTACCAGCAATTTGACGGGTGGGCTAAATTTAGGTGATAAGGTACCGGAGTACAGGTTACTTCTCCACAAGGTACTCAAGTTTCACAAACATCCAGTTACTTCCCTTCATCTCACGAGCGACCTGAAGCAGTTACTCAGTGGGGATTCTGGTGGGCATTTGCTCTCATGGACACTACCAGATGAGAGCTTGCTGACTTCATCTAATCGGGGGTGA